The genomic DNA CGGCTGGTGGAGCTTCTCTCCGACTGGAGCCCCACCTTGCCACACTGGTTTTTATACTACCCCAGCCGCCGCCTCCCGAGCGCCGCCATGCGGGCGTTTCTTGATTACATGAGGAGCTACGACTGGAAGGCGAAGAATGCCCTCGACCCGCGGTGATTTGGCCAGGTTCTTGCGTAGAAGCAGATCGGAGCTCCTTCTAAATCCGGCGTTGTTCGGCCGCATCGAACTCCCTACGCGAGGCTTCGATATCTTGCCATGTGTCGCGGATCCAATCGGTGAATCCCGCAAGCGGCTTCAGCATCGATTTTCCGCGATCGGTCAGCTCATACTCAACGCGCGGTGGCAGTTCGGTGTAATAGTGCCGTGCTACGAGCCCATCCCTCTCAAGATTGCGAAGAGTAAGCGTCAGCATACGCTGCGAGATATCGGGAATACCGCGTTGAAGGGCGCCAAACCGCATCGGTGCATCGGGGGAGAGTGAAAGCATCGAGATGACGAGGATCGACATATGATGGCTGATAAACGGGATTTTCTCGGCAGCCAGCAAGCCAAATATCCTTTTGCGACTACTGGCAGCGGCGCCTTTGTCCAAATCCTGATGCCGCGATCTGGGCTTGCCTTTGCCCCGTGCAGTCCGTTGCCGGTGTCGAGGAGGATAAGATCTGTCCCTGC from Rhizobium bangladeshense includes the following:
- a CDS encoding winged helix-turn-helix transcriptional regulator; protein product: MDKGAAASSRKRIFGLLAAEKIPFISHHMSILVISMLSLSPDAPMRFGALQRGIPDISQRMLTLTLRNLERDGLVARHYYTELPPRVEYELTDRGKSMLKPLAGFTDWIRDTWQDIEASRREFDAAEQRRI